The Sesamum indicum cultivar Zhongzhi No. 13 linkage group LG1, S_indicum_v1.0, whole genome shotgun sequence genome includes a window with the following:
- the LOC105156334 gene encoding cytochrome P450 76C1-like produces the protein MDQYYTAIISALVMCIIWCIKISLNPARGTPPLPPGPRGLPILGYLPFLGNNLLHQFADLAQRYGPIYKLYLGNRLCVVINSPTLVKEVVRDQDSIFANRDANIAALAASYGGKDISFSPLNSDWRTMRKILVREVLSNNSLQGSYNLRKEEVRKAINRVYKDAGKPVHFGELSFRTELNVIMNLLWGGIVEGEECERVGEKVREVITKLVDLLGKPNIADFFPVLARFDIQGVKKEMKGYVQSMERIYDDVIARCRKMSSGEIKREGKKDFLQVLLELQEKEDPEMPISLRQIKAILMDVVGGGTDTSATTIEWVMTDLLNNPKAMEKVQKELWEVVGLNNIVEESHTPKLKYLDAVVKETMRLHPPVPLLVPRSPNKTSVIGGYTVPKGTRVFINVGWIQRDPSIWDSPSEFKPERFLHDNEKCDFSGNNFHYLPFGSGRRICPGLPLAEKMLMHLLASLLHSFEWKLPDGETVNMSGTFGIVLRKSTTLLAIPSPRLSEPNLYA, from the exons ATGGATCAGTACTATACTGCTATCATTTCAGCACTGGTAATGTGCATTATCTGGTGCATAAAAATCTCCCTCAACCCTGCAAGAGGAACTCCTCCCTTGCCACCAGGCCCCCGGGGCTTGCCCATCCTCGGGTACTTGCCATTTCTGGGCAACAATTTACTCCATCAGTTTGCAGATTTGGCACAGCGATATGGTCCAATCTACAAGCTCTACCTTGGGAACAGATTGTGTGTCGTGATCAACTCACCAACCCTCGTTAAAGAAGTGGTTCGCGATCAGGACTCGATTTTCGCTAACCGCGACGCCAACATTGCAGCACTAGCGGCATCCTACGGTGGAAAGGACATATCATTTTCGCCACTCAATTCCGATTGGCGGACCATGCGGAAAATCTTGGTCCGGGAGGTGTTAAGTAACAACAGTCTCCAGGGGTCGTACAATCTTCGGAAGGAAGAGGTCAGAAAGGCCATCAACCGTGTCTACAAAGATGCCGGAAAGCCTGTCCACTTCGGTGAGCTATCGTTTCGAACTGAACTTAATGTCATAATGAACTTGCTGTGGGGCGGCATAGTCGAAGGGGAAGAGTGCGAAAGAGTTGGGGAAAAGGTCCGGGAAGTTATCACGAAGCTTGTGGATCTGCTGGGAAAGCCAAATATTGCCGATTTTTTTCCAGTCCTTGCCCGGTTTGACATTCAAGGagtgaagaaagaaatgaagggTTATGTACAATCTATGGAGAGGATTTACGACGACGTTATTGCTAGATGTAGAAAGATGTCATCTGGAGAAATCAAGAGAGAAGGCAAGAAGGATTTCCTTCAAGTCCTGTTAGAGTtacaagagaaagaagatcCTGAGATGCCAATCAGTCTCAGACAAATCAAGGCCATATTGATG GATGTTGTAGGAGGTGGGACTGATACTTCGGCAACAACGATTGAGTGGGTAATGACTGATCTTTTGAATAATCCAAAAGCCATGGAAAAGgtacaaaaagaattatgggAAGTGGTGGGATTGAACAACATAGTTGAAGAGTCCCATACTCCTAAATTGAAGTATCTGGACGCAGTTGTTAAAGAAACAATGCGTTTACATCCACCCGTACCCCTCTTGGTCCCAAGGTCTCCAAACAAAACTTCCGTAATCGGGGGATACACTGTCCCAAAAGGAACCAGAGTCTTCATAAACGTTGGGTGGATCCAAAGGGATCCTTCTATTTGGGATAGTCCTTCTGAATTTAAGCCCGAGAGGTTTCTACACGACAATGAAAAATGTGATTTCAGtggtaataattttcattatctCCCTTTTGGATCAGGGAGAAGGATTTGTCCTGGCCTGCCCCTTGCCGAGAAAATGCTGATGCATTTACTAGCTTCACTTCTACATTCATTTGAATGGAAGCTACCAGATGGGGAAACAGTCAATATGTCGGGCACGTTTGGAATTGTCCTGAGGAAATCTACAACACTGCTTGCTATACCCTCGCCCAGGTTATCTGAACCAAATCTGTATGCATAA